The Zingiber officinale cultivar Zhangliang chromosome 9A, Zo_v1.1, whole genome shotgun sequence genome window below encodes:
- the LOC122019621 gene encoding zinc finger MYM-type protein 1-like, with amino-acid sequence MSDTRKYLSGHDKRKKRKRVEEFIESQRGAIDRFIVKESKNSSLEDLVNEEKQENNDNELHEGLAIENDIEGDVNEIEDNESGDDLDFKNNYSESENDAINEVNEEPSSSIPLDIFDPKNWENLDPKWKDQLVEKGPIRDVLTGKGPKDKSNRRFSSDFYTRILPNGQKHHRDWLVYSQALDKAFCFCYKLFKRGPQPSQLANEGYCDWGHLSSRLKEHETSIEHINYYVSWSELRIRLMKGTTIDHAIQDQIKKAKEHWRKVLHRLISLVKFLAKQNIAFRGSNEKLYDDNNGNFMAAVEMIAEWDSVMREHIERNTHHHYLSHKIQNELICLLASQIKSSILEIIKKAKFFSVILDCTPDVSNQEQMTLVIRCVDVSTSPMKLEEYFLGFLKVDDTTGQGLFEELQNVLKSFDLDIDNVRGQGYDNGANMKGRHQGVQKKLLDINPRALYTPCGCHCLNLTLCDIANSCGKAKDFFGVVQRIYTIFSHSTKRWKILIDHVTVKGLTLKPLSITRWESRTESVKAVVLQAQQIREALLQFAEEKDTDSKIRSEAKSLATFELGNFEFLVGMIIWYEILSKVNIVSKSLQSENMLIDVAMTKIKGLIASFEEYRESGFGQAINTAKELASTMEIDPIFPEKRQIYRKRHFDEVTYESSKLPLPQESAEEAFRVHYFLFIVDQTIGSLKKRFEQYEEYEDLFGFLFTAEKLSSLMDEDLKARCKNLERKLQRKNGTRQDVSDLDGDDLYQELKIIQHILPKETKTASEILIFLQRMNCFPNSFIAYRILLTIPVTVASAERSFSKLKLLKSCLRSTMTQTRLNALAMISIESEFLEKLNYEKLIDDFANKTARRSVFHS; translated from the coding sequence ATGTCTGATACTAGGAAGTATCTATCAGGACATGATAAgcggaaaaaaagaaaaagagttgAAGAATTTATTGAGTCTCAAAGAGGGGCAATTGACAGATTTATTGTCAAAGAATCGAAAAATTCATCACTTGAAGATTTGGTTaatgaagaaaaacaagaaaacaatgATAATGAATTACATGAAGGCTTAGCCATTGAAAATGATATAGAGGGAGATGTGAATGAGATTGAAGACAATGAAAGTGGTGATGACTtagactttaaaaataattattctgaAAGTGAGAATGATGCTATTAATGAAGTGAATGAAGAACCAAGTTCATCAATTCCACTTGACATTTTTGATCCTAAAAATTGGGAGAATTTAGATCCCAAGTGGAAGGATCAATTAGTGGAAAAGGGCCCTATAAGAGATGTATTAACAGGGAAAGGTCCTAAAGATAAATCAAATAGACGATTCTCTTCAGATTTCTATACTCGGATTTTGCCAAATGGTCAAAAGCACCATAGAGATTGGTTGGTCTACTCACAAGCACTTGATAAAGCATTTTGTTTTTGTTACAAGTTGTTCAAAAGGGGGCCTCAACCAAGTCAACTAGCAAATGAGGGATACTGTGATTGGGGGCATCTTAGTAGcagacttaaagaacatgagacaAGTATTGAGCATATCAATTATTATGTTAGTTGGTCTGAGTTGCGTatcaggttaatgaagggtacaaCAATTGATCATGCTATTCAAGATCAAATCAAGAAGGCAAAAGAGCATTGGAGGAAGGTATTACATCGATTAATTTCACTTGTGAAATTTTTGGCTAAACAAAATATAGCATTTCGTGGAAGTAATGAGAAACTTTATGATGATAACAATGGAAATTTTATGGCTGCTGTTGAGATGATTGCTGAGTGGGACTCAGTGATGAGGGAACATATTGAAAGAAATACACATCATCATTATCTTAGCCACAAAATTCAGAATGAATTGATATGCTTGTTAGCTTCTCAAAtaaagagttctattcttgaaatCATTAAAAAAGCTAAGTTCTTTTCTGTAATACTTGATTGCACTCCTGATGTTAGTAACCAAGAGCAAATGACTTTAGTTATAAGATGTGTTGATGTTTCTACAAGCCCAATGAAATTAGAAGAATACTTTTTGGGATTTTTAAAAGTAGATGATACAACAGGACAAGGCTTGTTTGAAGAACTGCAAAATGTGTTGAAGAGTTTTGAtcttgatattgataatgtgagaggACAGGGATATGATAATGGGGCAAATATGAAAGGGAGGCACCAAGGCgtacaaaaaaaattattggatATAAATCCCAGAGCATTGTATACTCCATGTGGTTGTCATTGTTTGAATTTAACGCTTTGTGATATTGCAAATTCCTGTGGAAAAGCGAAAGACTTTTTTGGAGTAGTACAACGGATTTATACAATATTTTCTCATTCTACAAAGAGATGGAAGATTTTGATAGATCATGTAACGGTAAAAGGTTTAACTCTCAAGCCATTGTCAATCACTCGATGGGAAAGTCGTACTGAAAGTGTAAAAGCAGTGGTACTTCAAGCTCAACAAATCAGAGAAGCTTTACTTCAATTTGCAGAAGAAAAAGACACTGACTCTAAAATAAGAAGTGAAGCTAAGTCTTTAGCAACATTTGAACTTgggaattttgagtttttagtggGTATGATTATTTGGTATGAGATATTGAGTAAGGTTAATATTgttagcaaaagcttacaatctGAAAACATGCTTATTGACGTTGCTATGACCAAGATTAAGGGGTTAATTGCTTCTTTTGAAGAGTATAGAGAATCTGGATTTGGACAAGCTATCAATACAGCAAAAGAACTTGCTTCAACAATGGAGATTGATCCCATTTTTCCTGAAAAAAGACAAATATATAGAAAAAGGCATTTTGATGAGGTTACATATGAGTCTTCGAAACTACCTCTACCTCAAGAATCTGCTGAGGAAGCTTTTAGAGTTCATTATTTCTTGTTCATAGTAGATCAAACAATTGGGTCATTGAAGAAAAGGTTTGAGCAATATGAGGAATATGAAGATCTTTTTGGATTTCTTTTCACAGCTGAAAAGTTGAGTTCATTGATGGATGAGGACTTGAAAGCTCGTTGTAAGAATCTTGAAAGGAAACTACAAAGAAAAAATGGTACAAGACAAGATGTTTCAGATTTGGATGGAGATGACTTATATCAAGAACTGAAAATCATACAACATATTCTACCAAAGGAAACAAAAACAGCAAGTGAAATACTAATTTTTTTGCAAAGAATGAATTGTTTCCCGAATTCATTCATTGCATACAGGATATTATTAACTATTCCGGTGACTGTCGCATCTGCAGAAAGAAGCTTTTCTAAATTGAAGTTGTTGAAATCTTGTTTGAGATCAACCATGACCCAAACAAGATTGAATGCATTAGCTATGATTTCGATTGAGAGTGAGTTTTTAGAAAAACTCAATTATGAAAAATTGATCGATGACTTTGCAAATAAAACTGCAAGAAGATCAGTTTTTCATAGTTAA
- the LOC122020550 gene encoding probable WRKY transcription factor 47 isoform X2, whose translation MPCSPSSSFSSSHLPPLLLLIINLLFLSSPSFFDFFVRSTFISTSMETKTLFPFHDAAVVEPIKELDLFSSARPELLLHRRRRRSCSPDVDIGLNLATSGSSRVTEEEKSSKSRVIEVKVELSRVLDENRRLRSMLDQLAGRCEALHGRLVHLLRERDRRRAAEKPDAGGIPEMMVPFADHDEDATTTAVGAVAAPTDLVQQENDKSDVGAVPELPRRRARVSVRARSDASMIGDGCQWRKYGQKMAKGNPCPRAYYRCTMAVGCPVRKQVQRCVEDRGVLVTTYEGSHNHPLPPTAAVMANTTAAAAAMILSGSASSNLGDSIMAGLQRPFPYVAASPAVDAATLGAPFPTVTLDLTQSYSSTAALLRQLQQQQQMPLDLRCLLPQQPPMVETVTTAITKDPKFTAALAAAMASIVGSPRPSSAGPSDSSGPGLGPATYGPPQFPKPCATFSFK comes from the exons atgccttgctctccttcttcttctttttcttcatctcaCCTACCTCCTCTCTTGTTACTCATTAtaaaccttctcttcctctcttccccatCTTTCTTTGATTTCTTTGTCCGATCCACTTTCATATCGACGTCCATGGAGACGAAGACGCTGTTCCCGTTCCATGATGCGGCTGTAGTCGAGCCCATCAAGGAGCTCGATCTGTTCTCCAGCGCACGGCCGGAACTCCTCCTCCACCGCCGCCGTCGCCGTTCTTGTTCCCCTGACGTCGAT ATCGGGCTGAATCTGGCGACGTCCGGTAGTAGTCGAGTTACAGAGGAGGAGAAATCTAGCAAAAGCAGGGTGATTGAGGTTAAAGTGGAGCTGAGCAGAGTGCTGGACGAGAACCGGCGACTGAGAAGCATGCTGGATCAGCTCGCCGGGCGCTGCGAAGCGCTGCACGGTCGTCTGGTTCATCTCCTGAGGGAGAGAGATCGCCGTCGAGCGGCGGAGAAACCG GATGCTGGAGGGATCCCCGAAATGATGGTACCATTTGCAGATCATGATGAAGATGCGACGACGACGGCGGTGGGGGCGGTGGCGGCGCCGACTGACTTGGTGCAGCAGGAGAACGACAAGAGCGACGTCGGTGCAGTGCCGGAGCTCCCTCGAAGGAGAGCTCGAGTTTCAGTTCGGGCACGATCAGATGCGTCAATG ATCGGTGATGGATGCCAGTGGAGGAAGTACGGACAGAAGATGGCGAAGGGGAATCCTTGTCCTCGAGCTTACTACCGCTGTACCATGGCCGTCGGCTGTCCGGTTAGGAAGCAG GTGCAGAGGTGCGTGGAGGACAGGGGCGTGCTGGTGACGACGTACGAGGGCAGCCACAACCACCCACTGCCTCCGACGGCCGCCGTCATGGCGAACACCACCGCCGCAGCCGCCGCCATGATTCTCTCCGGCTCCGCCAGCAGCAACCTAGGTGACTCGATCATGGCGGGCCTGCAGCGCCCCTTCCCGTACGTTGCTGCTTCCCCTGCCGTGGACGCCGCCACGCTGGGCGCGCCTTTCCCCACCGTCACGCTCGACCTCACGCAGTCCTACTCCTCCACCGCCGCGCTGCTCCGGCAGTTGCAGCAACAGCAGCAGATGCCGCTGGACTTGCGGTGCCTCCTCCCGCAGCAGCCGCCGATGGTGGAGACGGTCACGACGGCGATCACCAAGGACCCCAAGTTCACCGCGGCCTTGGCGGCCGCCATGGCATCCATCGTGGGGTCTCCGAGGCCGAGCAGTGCTGGCCCAAGTGACTCAAGTGGGCCTGGTCTTGGGCCTGCTACTTATGGGCCACCTCAATTTCCCAAGCCCTGCGCCACCTTTTCGTTCAAGTAA
- the LOC122020550 gene encoding probable WRKY transcription factor 47 isoform X1 has translation MPCSPSSSFSSSHLPPLLLLIINLLFLSSPSFFDFFVRSTFISTSMETKTLFPFHDAAVVEPIKELDLFSSARPELLLHRRRRRSCSPDVDIGLNLATSGSSRVTEEEKSSKSRVIEVKVELSRVLDENRRLRSMLDQLAGRCEALHGRLVHLLRERDRRRAAEKPDAGGIPEMMVPFADHDEDATTTAVGAVAAPTDLVQQENDKSDVGAVPELPRRRARVSVRARSDASMVMIGDGCQWRKYGQKMAKGNPCPRAYYRCTMAVGCPVRKQVQRCVEDRGVLVTTYEGSHNHPLPPTAAVMANTTAAAAAMILSGSASSNLGDSIMAGLQRPFPYVAASPAVDAATLGAPFPTVTLDLTQSYSSTAALLRQLQQQQQMPLDLRCLLPQQPPMVETVTTAITKDPKFTAALAAAMASIVGSPRPSSAGPSDSSGPGLGPATYGPPQFPKPCATFSFK, from the exons atgccttgctctccttcttcttctttttcttcatctcaCCTACCTCCTCTCTTGTTACTCATTAtaaaccttctcttcctctcttccccatCTTTCTTTGATTTCTTTGTCCGATCCACTTTCATATCGACGTCCATGGAGACGAAGACGCTGTTCCCGTTCCATGATGCGGCTGTAGTCGAGCCCATCAAGGAGCTCGATCTGTTCTCCAGCGCACGGCCGGAACTCCTCCTCCACCGCCGCCGTCGCCGTTCTTGTTCCCCTGACGTCGAT ATCGGGCTGAATCTGGCGACGTCCGGTAGTAGTCGAGTTACAGAGGAGGAGAAATCTAGCAAAAGCAGGGTGATTGAGGTTAAAGTGGAGCTGAGCAGAGTGCTGGACGAGAACCGGCGACTGAGAAGCATGCTGGATCAGCTCGCCGGGCGCTGCGAAGCGCTGCACGGTCGTCTGGTTCATCTCCTGAGGGAGAGAGATCGCCGTCGAGCGGCGGAGAAACCG GATGCTGGAGGGATCCCCGAAATGATGGTACCATTTGCAGATCATGATGAAGATGCGACGACGACGGCGGTGGGGGCGGTGGCGGCGCCGACTGACTTGGTGCAGCAGGAGAACGACAAGAGCGACGTCGGTGCAGTGCCGGAGCTCCCTCGAAGGAGAGCTCGAGTTTCAGTTCGGGCACGATCAGATGCGTCAATGGTAATG ATCGGTGATGGATGCCAGTGGAGGAAGTACGGACAGAAGATGGCGAAGGGGAATCCTTGTCCTCGAGCTTACTACCGCTGTACCATGGCCGTCGGCTGTCCGGTTAGGAAGCAG GTGCAGAGGTGCGTGGAGGACAGGGGCGTGCTGGTGACGACGTACGAGGGCAGCCACAACCACCCACTGCCTCCGACGGCCGCCGTCATGGCGAACACCACCGCCGCAGCCGCCGCCATGATTCTCTCCGGCTCCGCCAGCAGCAACCTAGGTGACTCGATCATGGCGGGCCTGCAGCGCCCCTTCCCGTACGTTGCTGCTTCCCCTGCCGTGGACGCCGCCACGCTGGGCGCGCCTTTCCCCACCGTCACGCTCGACCTCACGCAGTCCTACTCCTCCACCGCCGCGCTGCTCCGGCAGTTGCAGCAACAGCAGCAGATGCCGCTGGACTTGCGGTGCCTCCTCCCGCAGCAGCCGCCGATGGTGGAGACGGTCACGACGGCGATCACCAAGGACCCCAAGTTCACCGCGGCCTTGGCGGCCGCCATGGCATCCATCGTGGGGTCTCCGAGGCCGAGCAGTGCTGGCCCAAGTGACTCAAGTGGGCCTGGTCTTGGGCCTGCTACTTATGGGCCACCTCAATTTCCCAAGCCCTGCGCCACCTTTTCGTTCAAGTAA